In Penaeus chinensis breed Huanghai No. 1 chromosome 19, ASM1920278v2, whole genome shotgun sequence, a single genomic region encodes these proteins:
- the LOC125035209 gene encoding LOW QUALITY PROTEIN: DNA ligase 1-like (The sequence of the model RefSeq protein was modified relative to this genomic sequence to represent the inferred CDS: substituted 1 base at 1 genomic stop codon) has product MLLSANEQKVSEKKDYYKTKDTEQYKDPRQIAPNTTYDVPKNYDPSKDNYHPINDAFWKQGEETPYMALVNTMKLIEKTNGRLKIIETLANFFRSVIVLSPDDLLCCVYLCLNKIAPAFEGTELGIGENILMRAIAQASRHSIEKIKQDRKQKGDLGIVAEQCHSTERITNMPNLTVKDLFDQLKEIASLAGNDAHGKKIDKIKDIYIACRASKSRXLVRSLNGKLRIGLAEKSVLQAIAQANYLTPPGQKYPPNIINAGKTIGSKQLKKQFEKYGTILSTIYNEFPSYDKIIPILLTEGIEELPKYCSLTPGIPLKSMLAHPTTGISEVLKRFENVKFTCEFKYDGERAQIHLKDDGTINIYSRNQENNTTKYPDVISILRNVLGKDVKSCIIDAEVVAWDKENQQILPFQVLSTRKRKGVNEKDLKVHICIFPFDLLYLNGESLVKKSFEIRRTLLRNNFKEKEGRFIFAKNMDSTNTEDIEEFMEESLKEKCEGLMIKSLDVNAIYDIGKRSHKWLKLKKDYLNRMGDTIDVVVIGGYLGQGKRTGQYGKFLVACYDETKDKFQSLCKIGTGFTEQNLQECSTLFQQYIVEKPMTNYSYENGTGPDHWFKPVKVWEIKCADLSLSPIYKAAVGLVDPEKGISLRFPRFVRIRDDKNPKEITNAVQIADLYNNQYQMKNNKK; this is encoded by the exons atgttacTATCAGCCAATGAACAGAAGGTATCtgaaaaaaaggattattataaaacaaaggaTACCGAACAATACAAGGACCCGAGACAAATAGCCCCTAACACGACTTACGATGTACCCAAAA ATTATGATCCTTCTAAGGACAATTATCATCCCATTAACGATGCCTTCTGGAAGCAGGGTGAAGA GACACCTTATATGGCTCTAGTCAACACTATGAAATTGATTGAAAAAACAAACGGTCGTTTGAAGATTATTGAGACATTGGCAAATTTCTTCAGATCTGTTATTGTCTTGTCTCCAGATGATTTATTATGTTGTGTCTACCTATGTCTCAATAAAATAGCACCTGCCTTTGAAG gCACCGAGCTGGGTATAGGAGAAAATATTCTTATGCGAGCAATTGCCCAAGCTTCAAGACATAGTATTGAGAAGATTAAACaagatagaaaacagaaaggTGATCTCGGTATTGTTGCTGAACAATGCCATTCGACTGAAAGAATCACAAATATGCCAAATTTGACAGTAAAAGATCTCTTTGACCAGCTGAAAGAAATTGCATCTCTAGCTGGCAATGAT GCTCACGGTAAAAAGATTGACaagataaaggatatatatattgcctgtcgAGCTTCCAAATCCCGTTAACTTGTCCGATCTCTCAATGGAAAACTTCGCATTGGTTTGGCCGAGAAGTCGGTTCTGCAG gccaTAGCCCAAGCTAACTACCTTACACCTCCAGGTCAAAAATATCCACCGAATATTATTAATGCGGGCAAAACAATAGGTTcaaaacagttaaaaaaacaatttgaaaagTACGGTACAATACTAAGCACGATCTACAA TGAATTCCCTTCATATGATAAGATCATACCAATCCTTTTAACCGAAGGGATTGAGGAACTCCCCAAATACTGCTCCCTTACCCCTGGAATTCCATTGAAATCGATGTTAGCTCATCCTACTACTGGAATTTCTGAAGTCTTGAAGCGTTTTGAGAATGTCAAGTTTACTTGTGAATTCAAGTATGATGGGGAGAgagcacag atccaTTTAAAGGATGATggtacaatcaatatatatagtagGAATCAAGAAAATAACACAACCAAATATCCCGATGTTATTTCCATCTTGAGAAATGTATTGGGAAAAGATGTTAAATCATGTATCATTGACGCGGAGGTTGTGGCTTGGGATAAAGAAAACCAGCAAATCTTACCCTTCCAAGTCCTAAGtaccagaaagagaaag ggtgttaatgaaaaggatctcaaagtacacatatgtatatttccctttgatttgctttatctgaATGGCGAATCACTGGTCAAGAAGTCATTCGAGATACGTCGTACTCTATTACGAAATaattttaaagagaaagaagggagatttaTCTTTGCAAAGAATATGGACTCCACTAATACAGAAGATATTGAAGAATTTATGGAGGAATCCCTTAAAG AAAAATGTGAGGGTCTCATGATCAAATCTCTGGATGTGAATGCTATTTACGATATAGGAAAACGATCACACAAATGGTTAAAATTGAAGAAGGACTACCTTAATAGA ATGGGGGATACAATTGATGTTGTGGTCATTGGAGGCTATTTAGGCCAAGGCAAGCGCACTGGGCAATATGGAAAGTTTCTTGTAGCTTGCTATGATGAAACTAAAGACAAATTCCAGTCTTTGTGCAag ATTGGTACGGGTTTTACAGAACAAAATTTACAAGAATGTTCTACCCTTTTCCAACAATACATTGTAGAAAAACCAATGACTAATTATAG TTATGAAAATGGTACTGGTCCTGATCACTGGTTTAAGCCTGTGAAAGTTTGGGAGATTAAGTGTGCAGATCTTTCCCTTTCACCTATATACAAAGCTGCAGTAGGACTG GTTGATCCAGAAAAGGGCATTTCTTTGAGATTTCCAAGATTTGTAAGAATTCGTGATGATAAAAATCCTAAAGAAATCACAAATGCAGTacag attgCAGACCTCTACAATAACCAATaccagatgaaaaataataagaaataa